A window of Phragmites australis chromosome 2, lpPhrAust1.1, whole genome shotgun sequence genomic DNA:
TGTCTTGCGTGCTTCCTTCTTGATGTGACGACTTTGAGATAAACAATGCTACTTAATCTATTATgttagtaagaattttgattttttttcattattttttattatgaattttagctattgagtaattatattttacattgactttttatttagttatttatttattataagattatatttgatatggatccttattttttctagtctaaccccaattttaattattattattattttatttggactctttatttacatattttgcttcctaaaccgtatggaaatcgaattgctattttttatattttttaatttcgaatttatgtatttattaattatatttgatatagacTCTTTGGTTTCCGAATTTAGCTATGTATTAATCGTATTTGGTATAGgcattttggtttaatctagaccgttagatgttcataacaatgaatggtctagatttttttttctttttttattaatgtgataatttttttaccttAAAACAAATATGATgactcttttttctccttcaatAATAATATAATGGATCCAACCCCTTCGGAAAAAATATGAGCCTCTTTCAACTACCCACGCAACCATCACAATCCTCTCAAAAATAAAGCATAGTCACCACGGAGAAATACAAGTCTACATGAACTtatgaatatatattttattttagttgtcCATCTATCTTACCTAATATTATTCGtccattatttttttatttatcttatgATTATTTTACCTATATCTTCAatataaatcataatataaatgtACGAACCTGATAAACTATGTTTGCGCAAGCGTAGTGAAAATTTTGCATTCTCACCACAGCCACTGACCGAGGCGGAGATAGCAAAGTCCGTCGCCGCCCTGCGCGTTGCAACCCGAACGTCGCCGAGCTCCGGTGAGCCGTCCAAGCCGCAACAGGAGACGAATACAAGGTAAATATtttactctcctcctcctccttggtcaCGTGAGTTCACATGCCGCCGTCCTCACCGGCGTGACATGCCATGGACTGCCGCGCACCGGCCGCGATGCCCGCCGCGGGGGCCGCGCGCGCCACCTGCGTAGCCTCGTCAACTCTCTGCACCTCTCTCGCTAAACCCAGATGTTGCGTGCTAATACCCAAAGTGCCCCTCTCCAGTTCACAGCAGAGTGGCAGTAGCACATGACACACTAGTGGCAGCTCTGGAATATGTTCTACCGGGTAGGGGTGTTGTTGGTAGTCCACAGGGTGCCCTCTGCTTCTGGGTTTCTGCCTCGCTAAGTCAAACGCAATTCTATAATGCCCATCTTTCAAGAACACTGATTCCATGAAGCCGAAGGGATTAGCGGACGGGAAAAAATAATGCAACAGAAGCATCCATGGATGATTATAAGATTAGATTCCGAGTGATCCAATCTGGTCCACGAACTGTTCTAGATCTGACACATTCTGGTCAGAAATCCATGCACTGTACTAGAGCAGAGGAGTTAGTGCCGTCCTGGACTATTCGGTACCAGTTCTTGGACGCAGGAAGGGGACTGAAGAAATTTCTATGTTGAGGTCAGTAGTTGAAATCACTGTGTGATCTTGTTGGTGGATTAATATTGCTGCAtgtttgaagtttttttttcaagttacTATTGCACATTTGCACTCATCCAAGTAACCAAGAAGTATGCACAATTTACTGTCAGATTCCTGGTCTCCAAAGTGGTAAGCAATTCGTGCCAAAATTTGCACATAAGTGCTATCTGTTTGCAATGTGTCCATGAGATTTATACACGAGTGATACAATCGTTCTTGTTCTCCAGATCTCGGCAGCCGTCACTCCACACAAGAAGTTGTATTGTAATGCTGTCGTTCTTGTTTTTTAAATGCAGGGCTACCAAATCTCTGAAGTCTGAAGTAGATAGTTAAGGAGTTGTACACTTGTATCTCCGTCAGAAGCTGTGGTACCAATTTGCTCTCTTGCAGAAATGGTGTCGAAAAATTTGCAGTTCATCGGCGCGTTCTTGCTGCCACTCTTCGCCATCGCTTCCTCGTTTGACTTCTTTCACGGGAATAACCAAAGAATGGAACCGATGGGCGGCGACAAGGGCCCCTTCATCCCCCACGAGTACGTCCGCTTCGCCGACGTCAAGCGGCAATGCCAGTCCGTGCTCTCCGACGCCGCGGAGCTCACGTTCGACGCCAACCGCGCCAACGCCCTCATGCCGGAGTTGTCCTTCGTCAAGGGCGACTGGAAGCAGGACGTCGATGGCGCGCCGCTGATGCCGTTCGACGGCACCGACGTGGCGGGCGACGCCGCGGACGGAGCGCCGGAACCCCTGTCGCTCGCCTCGTTCATGCTAACGCACGTCGACGTGGGGCGCCGCGGGAAGACGGCCCTCAACGTCAGCGGCGTGCTCGGCGTCGCCATCTCCCGCAACGGCACCGGCCCGGAGATGGGGCCGTACGTCTCGCCGGAGATGAAGTTGTGGCCCGGGAGCACAGAGATCAAGATCCTCTTCGAGGGCGTGTACACCGAGAACGGCGACGGAGAGAGCGTGCTGTGCATGGTCGGCAACGCCCTGCTCCCGAGGCGCGGAAACGACGCCGGGAACCCATGGGACTGGGCCAAGAACACCGACCGCGACAACTTCCAGCCGCCGATCACGAAGGACGAAAACGTACTTCTCGTGCTCCGGTACCCCAAGACGCTGACGCTGACGACGCGCGCCGTGCGCGGCGAGCTGACGAGCACGAACGGCAAGTCGGACGCTGCGTACTTCGACGCCGTGCAGCTGCTGTCGCAGCTGGGAGGGTACTCCAACTACAAGTTCGGCTCCGAGGAGCTCGTGGACAAAGCGTGCAGCTCGCACCCGTACCGCGACGACATCCTCGGCGGCGGTCGGGGGCTGTACAAGGGCAGATCCTACTGCGGCATCCTGGACCGGTTCACGTCGGAGGACATTCTCGCCGTCGTGCCGAATTGGCGGTGCAACTCGACGGATGCGCTCTGCCGACGGCTCGGGCCGTTCGAGACGGACAAGGCGATCGACGCGACGGATGGCGTTTTCACTGACGTCAGCATCCTGATGCAGGACGTCCGGTGCGAGCCGACGAACGCTCTGAACGGCGTGAGCTCGGCGAGGGTGTCGGCCGTGTTCCGCGCCGTGCCACCGTGGGAGCACAAGTACGCTGCGGGCAAGCGTAGCGGGCTTAGCGGTATGACGCTCTCGGTCGAGGGCGTGTGGCGCGCGTCCACGGGGCAGCTCTGCATGGTGGGCTGCCTCGGCGTCGGCAAGAAGGCGTGCCACTCGCGCGTGTGCCTGTACGTTCAGACCACTTTCACAATCACCCACCGCAGCATCACGGTGGGGCAGATCAGCCGCGtagacggcagcggcggcgtcgCCCACTTCCCGCTGACGATAAAACGCACGGTGCACCCGTCGGAGCTCTGGCACCGGTTCGGCGTCTCGGGCGGCGCGGCGCTGAGCATGGCGTACAACTACACCAAGCACAGGCAAGCCGGCGAGTTCCTCAGGCGGAGCGAGCCGTTCGACTTCGGCACCGTCATCGCCAAGTCGCTGTTGAGCTACCCGAGGAAAGCCGCCAACCTAGCCGACGACGCGGTGAGCCTGTCCAACCTCGCCGACGATCTCAGTCTCCACGTCGCGGCCGTACCCGACCCGTTCCCTCGTGAACGGTTCGAGCGGCCGTTCCTTCAGCTCGAGGTGCTCTCGCTCGAATCGCTCGTCGGCCGGACTTCGCAGACCGCCGCGTTTTCTGGAATGCCAGAAGAACAAGGAGGCGGCAAGGAATCCTCGTCCACGTCGTCGCAGCCAGAGTCCTCGTCGACATCGTCGCTGCCTACAGAGTTGTCTCTGCTCAACGTGTCAGCGGAGCTTACGCTTCCCGGCGGGAAGCAATACGAAAATGTGTCGACCCTGTTCTTGGAAGGCGTGTACAACCCGGTGGACGGCCGTATGTACCTGATCGGCTGCCGGAGCATTCAGGTTCCACGGCGAGCCTTCTTGGCGATGAAAGAGGTAGAGGACGGCATGGACTGCTCGATCGAGATGAGGGTGGAGTACCCGCCGACGACGGCGCGGTGGTTGATCAACCCCACCGCGAAGGTGCACATCGCCAGCACGCGGGACCCCAGCGACCCGCTGCACTTCAACGCGACGGTGCTCCAGACGCTGCCGATCATGTACCAGACGCAGCGGCAGGACATCCTGTCCAGGCGGAGCGTGGAGGGGATCCTCCGCATCGCGACGCTGACCGGGGCCATCGCCGCCGAGTTCAGCCAGCTGATGTACATCAAGGCGAACACCGACGTGATGCCGTACGTGTCTTTGGTCATGCTGGGCGTGCAGGCGGTTGGGTACAGCGTGCCCCTGATCACCGGCGCGGAGGCCCTGTTCGCCCGCATAGCCGCGGTCTCCGACGGCACGCCGCCGTCGTACGAGGTGGACAAGAGCAGCCTCTACTGGACCATCGACTGCATTGTCAAGATCCTCATCCTCGCCGCGTTCCTCCTGACGCTCCGTCTCGGGCAGAAGGTGTGGCGGTCGCGCATCCGGCTGCTGACGCGGTCGCCGTTGGAGCCCGGCCGCGTGCCGAGCGACCGGAAGGTGCTCCTCTACAGCTTCGGCGCGCACCTTGTCGGCTTCACGGTGATCCTCATGGCGCACTACGTAAGCGTGTACAGCCGGCCGGTGCGGGACGAGGGCTCCTACATGGACTCGCGCGGCAAGACGCACGCGCTGCGCGAGTGGGCGGTGACGCTGGAGGAGTACATAGGGCTGGCGCAGGACCTGTACCTCCTCCCGCAGGTGATCGGCAACGTGGTGTGGCGGATCAACTGCAAGCCGCTGAAGAAGAGCTACTACACCGGCGTGACGGCG
This region includes:
- the LOC133909818 gene encoding uncharacterized protein LOC133909818; translated protein: MVSKNLQFIGAFLLPLFAIASSFDFFHGNNQRMEPMGGDKGPFIPHEYVRFADVKRQCQSVLSDAAELTFDANRANALMPELSFVKGDWKQDVDGAPLMPFDGTDVAGDAADGAPEPLSLASFMLTHVDVGRRGKTALNVSGVLGVAISRNGTGPEMGPYVSPEMKLWPGSTEIKILFEGVYTENGDGESVLCMVGNALLPRRGNDAGNPWDWAKNTDRDNFQPPITKDENVLLVLRYPKTLTLTTRAVRGELTSTNGKSDAAYFDAVQLLSQLGGYSNYKFGSEELVDKACSSHPYRDDILGGGRGLYKGRSYCGILDRFTSEDILAVVPNWRCNSTDALCRRLGPFETDKAIDATDGVFTDVSILMQDVRCEPTNALNGVSSARVSAVFRAVPPWEHKYAAGKRSGLSGMTLSVEGVWRASTGQLCMVGCLGVGKKACHSRVCLYVQTTFTITHRSITVGQISRVDGSGGVAHFPLTIKRTVHPSELWHRFGVSGGAALSMAYNYTKHRQAGEFLRRSEPFDFGTVIAKSLLSYPRKAANLADDAVSLSNLADDLSLHVAAVPDPFPRERFERPFLQLEVLSLESLVGRTSQTAAFSGMPEEQGGGKESSSTSSQPESSSTSSLPTELSLLNVSAELTLPGGKQYENVSTLFLEGVYNPVDGRMYLIGCRSIQVPRRAFLAMKEVEDGMDCSIEMRVEYPPTTARWLINPTAKVHIASTRDPSDPLHFNATVLQTLPIMYQTQRQDILSRRSVEGILRIATLTGAIAAEFSQLMYIKANTDVMPYVSLVMLGVQAVGYSVPLITGAEALFARIAAVSDGTPPSYEVDKSSLYWTIDCIVKILILAAFLLTLRLGQKVWRSRIRLLTRSPLEPGRVPSDRKVLLYSFGAHLVGFTVILMAHYVSVYSRPVRDEGSYMDSRGKTHALREWAVTLEEYIGLAQDLYLLPQVIGNVVWRINCKPLKKSYYTGVTAVRLLPHLYDYIKTPAINPYFAEEYEFVNTSLDFYSRFGDVAIPLAAVALAAAVYVQQRWNYKIISKTVKTQQKKLQHLGSRVYERLPSMSSGNFEAELVSGVNEGVGLRRDGSLS